One genomic window of Arachis stenosperma cultivar V10309 chromosome 10, arast.V10309.gnm1.PFL2, whole genome shotgun sequence includes the following:
- the LOC130957556 gene encoding uncharacterized protein LOC130957556 has protein sequence MLIAQSRQKSYTDQRRKLLEFEEGEHVFLKVTLTTGVGRTIKTKKLNPRYIGPFEILKRIEPVAYRIALLPYLSNLHDVFHVSQLRKYTPDASHILEPEPIQVREDLTLPVAPVRIDDTRVKRLRGREVSLVKVAWSRAGIEEHTWELESNMRKDYPYLFSGN, from the coding sequence ATGCTTATAGCCCAGAGCCGCCAAAAGAGCTATActgatcagaggcgaaagcttTTGGAGTTCGAAGAAGGGGAACATGTCTTTTTGAAAGTTACACTAACCACTGGAGTGGGAAGAACCATTAAGACTAAGAAACTAAATCCCCGTTATATTGGACCGTTTGAAATTCTAAAGAGAATTGAGCCAGTGGCTTATAGAATTGCCTTACTGCCATATCTTTCGAAtttgcacgacgtgtttcatgTGTCTCAGCTtaggaagtacactcctgacgCAAGTCATATTCTAGAACCGGAACCAATCCAAGTGAGAGAAGATCTAACACTTCCAGTAGCTCCGGTAAGAATTGATGACACCAGGGTTAAACGATTACGAGGAAGGGAAGTATCATTGGTAAAAGTAGCTTGGAGTCGAGCTGGTATCGAGGAACATACCTGGGAGCTCGAATCAAATATGCGAAAAGACTATCCATATCTCTTTTCAGGTAactag